From Cellulosimicrobium cellulans, the proteins below share one genomic window:
- a CDS encoding cell division protein CrgA has product MPESKSRKKPKPQRPPSVPKPESGNPRWLVPTMLGLMLLGLAWIVLFYLSGPKQLPIPPLGAWNLGVGFAFIIAGFALTTRWK; this is encoded by the coding sequence GTGCCCGAGTCGAAGTCGCGCAAGAAGCCCAAGCCGCAGCGCCCGCCGAGCGTGCCCAAGCCCGAGTCGGGCAACCCACGCTGGCTCGTGCCCACGATGCTCGGGCTGATGCTCCTCGGGCTGGCGTGGATCGTGCTGTTCTACCTCAGCGGGCCCAAGCAGCTCCCGATCCCGCCGCTGGGTGCCTGGAACCTCGGCGTCGGCTTCGCGTTCATCATCGCGGGCTTCGCGCTCACCACACGCTGGAAGTAG
- a CDS encoding DUF881 domain-containing protein, producing the protein MSSTGPASATPDEPAAPPRSRRVRSAVTVALVLALAGVMFTANARLARGDDSRHPENLAQLVDRESDRVADLSAQVDALTAEIAGLSQTGDAPAGVDPDLASRTAVAAGTAAVSGTGLSVSLDDAPPEGNYPPQIRPDDLVVHQQDIQSVVNALWAGGAEAMTLQGQRVTATSAFRCAGNILLLHGRVYSPPYVVEAVGDPDALRDALERSPGVQVYQEYVDAVNLGWSVEDRTDLELPGYQGALELRYARPSDAVAS; encoded by the coding sequence GTGAGCAGCACCGGCCCCGCCTCCGCGACGCCGGACGAGCCCGCAGCACCCCCGCGCTCGCGCCGGGTGCGGTCGGCCGTCACGGTCGCGCTCGTCCTCGCCCTCGCCGGCGTGATGTTCACGGCGAACGCGCGCCTCGCGCGGGGCGACGACTCGCGTCACCCCGAGAACCTCGCGCAGCTCGTCGACCGCGAGTCAGACCGCGTGGCGGACCTGTCGGCCCAGGTCGACGCGCTCACGGCGGAGATCGCGGGACTGTCGCAGACCGGAGACGCCCCGGCCGGCGTCGACCCCGACCTCGCGTCGCGCACCGCGGTCGCGGCCGGCACCGCGGCGGTCAGCGGCACGGGACTGTCCGTCTCGCTCGACGACGCGCCCCCGGAGGGCAACTACCCGCCGCAGATCCGCCCGGACGACCTCGTCGTGCACCAGCAGGACATCCAGTCCGTCGTCAACGCCCTGTGGGCCGGCGGGGCGGAGGCGATGACCCTGCAGGGCCAGCGAGTCACCGCGACGTCGGCGTTCCGCTGCGCGGGCAACATCCTCCTGCTGCACGGGCGCGTGTACTCGCCGCCCTACGTCGTCGAGGCCGTGGGTGACCCGGACGCGCTGCGCGACGCCCTGGAACGGTCGCCGGGCGTGCAGGTGTACCAGGAGTACGTCGACGCCGTGAACCTGGGCTGGTCCGTCGAGGACAGGACCGACCTCGAGCTCCCCGGTTACCAGGGCGCGCTCGAGCTCCGCTACGCGCGCCCGTCCGACGCGGTGGCGTCGTGA
- a CDS encoding class E sortase, whose amino-acid sequence MTATAPSPVRHAGRRASGRGAVSTVVGVVGELLITLGILLGLYVVWQLWWTDVQADRVQAQVLEEMDAPTPDAGDVATAVRRDEPPVMEAPALGEVWGTLYVPRWDGKMMPIAEGTDKRSILDQGQAGHYPETVMPGDVGNFSLAGHRQTYGKIFHDVEELEIGDPIVVEAGGVWYVYRVDHMQAVKPDQVEAVAPVPWQPGVEPTERYLTLTTCHPIGLNSLVARFIVNAKLDYWMPVEDGTPPDLVGQTAPAAEGSA is encoded by the coding sequence GTGACGGCCACGGCTCCTTCACCGGTGCGGCACGCGGGCCGTCGCGCGTCCGGGCGCGGGGCCGTCTCCACGGTGGTCGGCGTCGTCGGGGAGCTGCTCATCACGCTCGGCATCCTGCTGGGGCTGTACGTCGTCTGGCAGCTGTGGTGGACGGACGTGCAGGCGGACCGTGTGCAGGCGCAGGTCCTGGAGGAGATGGACGCGCCGACGCCGGACGCCGGGGACGTCGCGACGGCCGTGCGCCGGGACGAGCCTCCGGTCATGGAGGCGCCCGCCCTCGGCGAGGTGTGGGGCACGCTCTACGTGCCGCGCTGGGACGGCAAGATGATGCCGATCGCGGAGGGCACGGACAAGCGCTCGATCCTCGACCAGGGCCAGGCGGGGCACTACCCCGAGACCGTCATGCCGGGTGACGTCGGCAACTTCTCGCTCGCGGGGCACCGGCAGACGTACGGCAAGATCTTCCACGACGTGGAGGAGCTCGAGATCGGTGACCCGATCGTCGTCGAGGCGGGCGGGGTCTGGTACGTGTACCGCGTGGACCACATGCAGGCCGTGAAGCCCGACCAGGTGGAGGCCGTGGCGCCCGTGCCGTGGCAGCCGGGCGTCGAGCCGACCGAGCGGTACCTCACCCTGACGACGTGCCACCCGATCGGGCTGAACTCGCTCGTGGCGCGGTTCATCGTCAACGCGAAGCTGGACTACTGGATGCCCGTCGAGGACGGCACGCCGCCCGACCTGGTCGGTCAGACGGCTCCTGCTGCCGAAGGGAGCGCGTGA
- a CDS encoding aminodeoxychorismate/anthranilate synthase component II: MTHQTRILVVDNYDSFVYTIVGYLDQLGAQTVVVRNDAVPEPDAEGRFHDVDGTVFDGVLVSPGPGTPKEAGQSEQVIRACAASRTPMLGVCLGHQALAEVYGATVTHAPELMHGKTSLVEHEGEGVLAGLPVPFTATRYHSLAVLTDTVPAELEVTASTAGGVIMGLQHRDLPLHGVQFHPESVLTEGGHRLLANWLEACGLDGAVERSAGMAPLVRQ; encoded by the coding sequence ATGACCCACCAGACCCGCATCCTCGTCGTGGACAACTACGACTCGTTCGTCTACACGATCGTCGGCTACCTCGACCAGCTCGGCGCCCAGACCGTCGTCGTGCGCAACGACGCCGTGCCCGAGCCCGACGCCGAGGGGCGGTTCCACGACGTCGACGGGACCGTGTTCGACGGCGTCCTCGTCTCGCCCGGGCCGGGAACCCCCAAGGAGGCCGGCCAGAGCGAGCAGGTCATCCGTGCGTGCGCCGCGTCGCGCACGCCGATGCTGGGGGTGTGCCTCGGGCACCAGGCGCTCGCCGAGGTGTACGGCGCGACAGTCACGCACGCGCCCGAGCTCATGCACGGCAAGACCAGCCTCGTCGAGCACGAGGGCGAGGGCGTCCTCGCCGGGCTCCCGGTGCCCTTCACCGCGACGCGCTACCACTCGCTCGCCGTCCTGACCGACACCGTGCCCGCCGAGCTCGAGGTGACCGCCTCGACCGCGGGGGGCGTCATCATGGGCCTGCAGCACCGCGACCTGCCCCTGCACGGCGTCCAGTTCCACCCCGAGTCCGTGCTCACCGAGGGTGGCCACCGCCTGCTCGCGAACTGGCTCGAGGCCTGCGGCCTCGACGGCGCCGTCGAGCGCTCGGCCGGGATGGCGCCGCTCGTCCGGCAGTAG